The region GTTTGTAAAAAAAACTATTGCGTCGTgtgaaaattaatactaataaaaccTATTAAATCAAAATCTATTAAGTACATCTGTTGCATGTTCAATGAGCATGTATGGCTCACGCTCTATAACTTATTCATATACATATGTGTAGAAATTAGAATGCGTATTGAGACTAAAGTTCTGAATTAATAGAGAATTTGCTCAGAAATCATTATCCACATTAAATTTGTTAACTTATGAtccaatattaatatattatagtCCATGACTAATACTTCTGTTCAAATTAACGCTCAATCGCACCATGACTAGTGAGTTAATTATAGAGTAAGATTTTTTGTCATTATATTACGATTTGATTAACCAGTtattgtttataaaattttgaaattatattaatatttgattaataattattaattgaaaaatattttttattatcataattcaTCATTTTAGTAAATGGTTAATttgatacaaaataaaaaaaatactattatacTATAAGAGTAATAATTGTAGTACAATtcgtaattttaaaattacattaaaattttaaattagttaTTATAATTACTTATTAGTTTGCTGTTATAGttgtataaaataatactacttatTAAATACCTAAATACTATTTAAAGCTGCTATACATCGAAATATGAAAATCAATGAATCAGATAGAATCCAGACAAACAAGTAGACACTCAAAATCATATGCATATTCTTGAAGTGTTTTCTTACAAGGAGACTGATGCATAGAAATTGGTGCTTCTTTCATCGGAAAAGCCTGGGTACCGATCTCTTGGGGATTTTGCCATCAAGCTTTAGTCTTTGATATGCTTCTCTCATGTGGCACGGCCTGATCGGCCCTGTATCCCTTCTCTCCGACATCACTACTCTGGCTGCAACATACCTCTGAAAATGTTAAAGAGGGAGAGGGGGGGTGTGGGGGTGTTACGGATAAAAGCAATTGTACCTGTTTCTACAAGCTCACCAACAAACATTTTTGCTATTCCAGATACCACAATAGTCATAGGTATGGAGATCTTAGCACTTCCAGTCATGTTTGTTAATAACTGGATTTAAGAATAAATAGAATACATATCAGATATTGGACAAGAAAACTAATGATCTCATGTGAAGAGATGGGCCATGATTTTTCTATGGAAGATGGAGTGGCAATTTGTTGATGAATGGGTATTACAAACAGTAATGAGGTTATGCATACCCTTTTCATGTTAGATTTCTGAAATCCCGATCTTCGAAACGATTCATACCTACTCATTTGCTCCTCTGTAAACTGAGACAAAATTTCCCTGAACAATAAACTATTGTTAATTGATCTTATAAACCAACACCTGCATCTTATTTGATAATAAGAACATCAAACAGTATTAGCAAAAAATGAGCAAAGCAAGAAAATACTCTTCATTATTATGCACACAAGAGATGCAAATAATCTTATGGAGATTTCAGAAAAATCTCAGTTTGAGATCTGTAGCTATCAAATTCCATTTGCAGTGTCACCTGCAACCTCATCAGAAACACTTAGGAGGTGTTTGGTATGATGAAATGGTGATTCCAATTCTTTGCTTAGTATTACTTCCATTTGGCACTCAAGTGACTCAACCTCCATTCCCACTATATTAGCCATTGCATACCtattttcattccattccatcattCCAAGCATGTCTTTAGTTTATATCTAAATTGATCCTCGGGTAGTTTATGCAACAGATAAATGTACATGCACGTTAAACAAATGTTAGATAAAAAAAGTTCTCCAAAAAAGGCGGACAATGGTTGTAGCCTTGTAGGCTTCTGACCATAATCATATCTCAAATATAAGATCAATCACTAAATTAAAACATATACATTACTTTCACCAATTAAGTTGACCTGAGAAACCCCCATGTAATCATTCTTTAAATGGCATTGCTAACAAAACCTCAAGCGGTAAACGTTAAGCCTTGTAGGCTTCTCAGCATACTTGCATATCTCAAATTTAAGGATCAACCACCAAATAAGAGCATATACACTACTTTCAACAAATATGTTCCCCGAGAAACCCCCATGTAACAATCACTCCTTAAATGGCAATGCTAACAAAACCATAAGCGGGAAACATCAAGCCTTGTAGACTTCTCAGCATACTTGCTTGCATATCTCAAATATAAGGGTCAACCACCAAATCAGAACATATACATTACTTTCATCGAATAAGTTCCCCTGAGAAACCCCCATTTAATCACTCTTTAAACGACATTGCTAACAAAACCACAAGCTGTAAAAATCAAGACAATATAAGCAGAATGACAACACCGATAAGTTAGCCAACTCACTGCATCTTAGCTGTTTTTGTAGGATCACCACTAGGTCGAAGCTTGCCAAGCTCAACATCCATgttctcttcttcttcgtccTCGTCCtcttctttattcttgccaACTTGAGTAGCTGTCCCCATGGGAACTGACCCAGCAGCTGCAGTTGACGGACCAGCGGTAAGAACATTAGCATTCATGTCTTGATCCCCACCACCGGGTCCTGCTGCAGCTTGTGATTCATTCTCATCAAGACCCACAGGTGATTCTGGTGGCGATTCCTCCTGCTCCTCGAAAGCAATCTCAAACGGATCCTTGGACTTCTTCATACTTAATAGTTACCTATATATGGTTTTACACACAACCTCAATACTTACCAACCTTTCAACGGAGAGTATAGCAAAATAGCAGCCAATACACGAATTGAAACACAACTTTCGGAGTCTCTAAATTGCAGTAATTAAAGCATAAGAAAATGCCGCGCATCATGATTGGTTATGTCAATTGATTTCTCCTGGTTTCCACTACGGATATTTTTTGTTCTCTCCCCTCCTCACATATGAAGCACAGATATGAATACGAAAACAATAACATACGCCCTAATTAATTTCTAAATACGTAATTTATTTGCCAAATGTGAAATGCATATTATGAAGTCAGAAATACGTTTTAGCCCTAATTTTAGTATACAGAACACTCACCGTCACCACTTCTCCTTCACGCCGGAAGGTGGAAAATTCAGGTTATGCCGATTTGAGGGATAGAGGATTTACAGAACAGTTtggaagagagagagtgaagagAGGAGTTGGGTTAGGCTTTTTCTATTGGGCTGCCAGCTAGAACAATTTTGTTTGGGCCcatcattattattttacttcataTATAGcataattattaataaaacgggaaattaatataaataaatttaaaaatatattttgagaATATTCGTATCTTGATTCTTTTGAATATTAGGGTGAGTtaacatttataaaaatattgttaCTATGTGAGCTAGTGTCAATTTCATGGGATGTAGCTTTATTTTGTTCTACTTAAGGATGATGAAATTGGTCAATTGTGTGTTGTAGTCATTTAATATGTTTGAATGTAAGTACATACGTAAATTGTAACTTTAAAAATCATAGTAATAAATTAGATTTTTCTCTCAAAATCAAATATTATTATAACCTTTAACcttacacatataatgtcacagattttgaaattaatcgaaaatgaaaaatgagtagTTAAATTCAATTATCCTCTatataaaatgaatttattaatCCTCAGAACTTTACTCTTCTTTCATTTTGATGCGTCTTACAATCTTGATTTGGCCAGTACAATCTTGCACACTCCAACTAGATTCTTTGCAATTATATACTTAACCACTTTATAGCATTTTAGCAACTTTTCATTGAGCTCACACAGATATGCAAATAATTACTAAATCACTTTATTCTTCCTTAAAACCCCTTTTGAGTGAGCTCAGCTATGCGCCAACTGTTTCTCtgcaaatatttattaaatcatTTTGTCTTGTCTTAAAAACTTTTTATAAGCTCACACAACTTTAGATACGCCAACTGGATCCTATGCAAAAAATTCAAATCACTTTGTCCTATTTTACAAACTTTTCACTAAGCTCACTCAATCTTATATACACCAACTAAATTCTCCGGaaatatttattcaattattttatcccgaaaagaaatgtctctattaacataGAACAAGAGTAGTACTTAACCTTGCACAACCTCAACAACCAATTAAATTCTCAGCGAATATTTAGTAGACAAAATTGTTAGTAAATTCCCTTCTCTAAAAGAGGAATAAAGCATTAAATGAGAGATATAAATTCCTTTAAACAAATATAATGGCGGGTTCACTACTTATTTGATATTTCAAACAGagctctctcctctctctctctctctctctcaacgtGTTGGAGTTTCCCGCTGCTTCTCCGTCATCATCGTCTCACTTCAATAACTCTCTATTTGTGTAAGTTTTCCTTATTGATTTCCTATCTCTATTTGCGGATTTGAAGAGATTGCTGTTTCATTTGCGGTTACAGGTATTGATCTAGCTCGCCGCATTGAATGCTAGCGGTGCATGATCTCATTTCGATGGTTTCCGACTTCGTTCGTTTCGGAAATTGGCTGTGGTTCGGAGCTTGATGAATCGCCAATTTTCAGGTTTGGTGTTCTGTTATTTACGTTTACTTTTAGTGGATTGCTTTTTGGCAGTTTGATTCTGAAACGAGGGGTTTAGGTTTCGTTTGTAATTACTAACCTTTTGAGAGTGTGATCATGTGGTTTGCTAATTTGTGGGGATTTGTTTGGCATTCTTATGTTTGTGACTGTTTGAGCTTGATCTGGTCACTGTGTGTTATAGGT is a window of Salvia splendens isolate huo1 chromosome 3, SspV2, whole genome shotgun sequence DNA encoding:
- the LOC121796371 gene encoding transcription initiation factor TFIID subunit 11-like, with product MKKSKDPFEIAFEEQEESPPESPVGLDENESQAAAGPGGGDQDMNANVLTAGPSTAAAGSVPMGTATQVGKNKEEDEDEEEENMDVELGKLRPSGDPTKTAKMQEILSQFTEEQMSRYESFRRSGFQKSNMKRLLTNMTGSAKISIPMTIVVSGIAKMFVGELVETARVVMSERRDTGPIRPCHMREAYQRLKLDGKIPKRSVPRLFR